A single window of Deltaproteobacteria bacterium DNA harbors:
- a CDS encoding LLM class flavin-dependent oxidoreductase, which translates to MEFWSGIGGLAKSRVFPRNLALDYAELVDSACLLEEMGFDAFSGSEHHFMYDGFCPSPLVALSGLALSTKRIKFVTGALLLPLHDPLRIAEDAATLDRLSGGRLILGLGMGYRPLEFDGLASEKRTRGARLVEMIQLVQQALSQERFSFAGKYYQYENISVTPRPRQQPHPPLWLCGGTTAKAARRAGRAGLPYWLATSTFEHAEQCVHAYREAGRAAGFPPQALKVAVFKDLCLAASREQAVKLRQTLLRAFYDEHILGYGYLVDEAGEHLYNPPRSHPLYQQFVASIFAGTPQMAIAELQRYEMLGIEAMYVATVQKELFVKEVMPAFRKP; encoded by the coding sequence ATGGAGTTCTGGAGCGGCATCGGCGGCCTGGCCAAGTCACGGGTGTTCCCCCGCAACCTCGCGCTCGACTACGCCGAACTGGTCGATAGCGCTTGCCTGCTGGAGGAGATGGGCTTCGATGCCTTCAGCGGCTCGGAACATCACTTCATGTACGACGGCTTCTGCCCGTCGCCGCTGGTGGCCTTGTCGGGCTTGGCGCTGAGCACCAAACGGATCAAGTTCGTCACCGGTGCCCTGCTGCTGCCGCTGCACGACCCGCTGCGCATCGCCGAGGACGCGGCGACCCTCGATCGCCTTTCGGGCGGCCGTCTGATCTTAGGCCTCGGCATGGGCTACCGCCCGCTCGAGTTCGATGGGCTGGCGAGCGAGAAGCGCACCCGCGGCGCCCGCTTGGTCGAGATGATTCAGCTGGTGCAGCAAGCGCTCAGCCAAGAGCGCTTCTCGTTTGCCGGCAAGTACTACCAGTACGAGAACATCAGCGTCACCCCGCGCCCGCGGCAGCAGCCGCATCCGCCGCTGTGGCTGTGCGGCGGCACCACGGCCAAAGCCGCACGCCGCGCCGGCCGCGCCGGCCTGCCCTACTGGCTGGCCACTTCCACCTTCGAGCACGCCGAGCAGTGCGTGCACGCCTATCGCGAGGCCGGCCGCGCCGCCGGCTTCCCGCCGCAGGCGCTCAAGGTGGCGGTCTTCAAGGACCTCTGTCTGGCCGCCAGCCGCGAACAGGCCGTGAAACTGCGCCAGACGCTGCTCCGCGCCTTCTACGACGAGCACATCCTGGGCTACGGCTACCTCGTCGATGAAGCCGGCGAGCACCTCTATAACCCGCCGCGCAGCCACCCGCTTTACCAGCAGTTCGTTGCCAGCATCTTCGCCGGCACACCGCAGATGGCGATCGCAGAACTCCAGCGCTACGAAATGCTCGGCATCGAGGCCATGTACGTGGCGACGGTGCAGAAGGAGCTGTTCGTCAAAGAGGTCATGCCCGCCTTTCGCAAACCGTGA
- a CDS encoding MaoC family dehydratase N-terminal domain-containing protein — MEFGKITEDAIAKLKRRIGVERKGSTMHRRGPLRLPRDVIRRFAIGSGDDNPLYLDLDYAGKSRYRTLIAPPSIIGFTERTNGATDGLPGCHTIWREAIYEWYLPLKMDDVLDSSTYLRRVELIPSQFGGGKAVVQDYETYIRNQRQESAANYRTSWHRFERHSAAKAEKYKRELANYTPADIDKIKADYKQEQRRGRDILWWDDVREGDQIPFVVKGPTTQISKFAFESWGGPGGWFVGHKLAFALFEKHPGLPFINEQGIPEAPVAIHWSNERSQKLLGLPGAYEAGYERTSWIVHMLMNWIGDDGFLHRLTQRYPTFSLLGDTTWCRGTVAEKYVIDQPVDGKRHALRCEIWTVNQRGDTTTTGEAVVLLQARN; from the coding sequence ATGGAGTTCGGCAAGATTACCGAGGACGCCATCGCCAAGTTGAAGCGCCGCATCGGCGTCGAACGTAAAGGCAGCACCATGCACCGGCGCGGCCCGCTGCGCCTGCCCCGTGACGTCATCCGTCGCTTCGCCATCGGCTCGGGCGACGACAACCCGCTCTACCTCGACCTCGACTACGCCGGCAAGAGCCGCTACCGCACCCTCATCGCCCCGCCCAGCATCATCGGGTTCACCGAACGCACCAACGGCGCCACCGACGGACTGCCCGGCTGCCACACCATCTGGCGCGAAGCGATCTACGAGTGGTATTTGCCGCTCAAGATGGACGACGTGCTCGACTCCAGCACCTACCTGCGCCGCGTCGAGCTGATCCCGAGCCAGTTCGGCGGCGGCAAAGCCGTGGTGCAGGATTACGAAACCTACATCCGGAACCAGCGCCAGGAGAGCGCGGCGAACTACCGCACCTCATGGCACCGCTTCGAGCGCCACAGCGCCGCCAAGGCCGAGAAGTACAAACGCGAGCTGGCCAACTATACGCCCGCTGACATCGACAAGATCAAGGCCGACTACAAGCAGGAACAGCGCCGCGGCCGCGATATCCTGTGGTGGGATGACGTTCGCGAAGGTGACCAGATCCCGTTCGTCGTCAAAGGGCCGACCACCCAGATCAGCAAGTTCGCCTTCGAGAGTTGGGGCGGCCCGGGCGGCTGGTTCGTCGGCCACAAGCTCGCCTTCGCACTGTTCGAGAAACATCCCGGCCTGCCGTTCATCAACGAGCAGGGCATCCCCGAGGCCCCGGTGGCGATCCACTGGTCCAACGAGCGCTCGCAAAAGCTCCTCGGCCTGCCCGGCGCCTACGAGGCCGGTTACGAACGCACCAGCTGGATCGTCCACATGTTGATGAACTGGATCGGCGACGACGGCTTTCTGCATCGCCTCACGCAACGCTACCCGACCTTCAGTCTCTTGGGCGACACCACCTGGTGCCGCGGCACGGTGGCGGAGAAGTACGTCATCGATCAGCCCGTCGACGGCAAACGCCACGCGCTGCGCTGCGAGATCTGGACGGTGAATCAACGCGGCGACACTACCACCACCGGCGAGGCGGTGGTGCTGCTACAAGCACGCAACTGA
- a CDS encoding histidine phosphatase family protein: protein MTSILLVRHAHAPWSTDEMRSLSRRGQLDADRLADELAVLPITAVYSSPYRRSLETVSPLAARLDLPVQELPDLRERALGSFNSRSFEQAVASTWADLDFAHAGGESNREARHRGISTIRFLATRHPDDVVVAGTHGNLLALILSAFDDRVAFDFWRSLKFPDVLRLDLERSGKGAYHRLSSRAVNTYKASVVKKTRR, encoded by the coding sequence GTGACGTCGATTCTCTTGGTTCGGCACGCCCACGCACCATGGTCTACGGATGAGATGCGATCGCTCTCCCGCAGGGGTCAGCTCGATGCCGATCGCCTGGCAGACGAGTTGGCGGTTCTTCCCATCACTGCGGTCTACTCAAGTCCCTACAGACGCTCGCTGGAAACCGTATCACCGCTAGCGGCTCGCCTTGACCTGCCGGTACAAGAGCTGCCGGACCTTCGCGAGCGTGCGCTCGGCTCGTTCAACTCCCGCTCATTCGAGCAGGCCGTGGCATCAACGTGGGCGGACCTTGACTTCGCTCACGCCGGAGGAGAATCCAACCGTGAAGCACGCCACCGCGGCATCTCGACGATTCGATTCCTTGCCACCCGCCATCCAGATGACGTCGTAGTCGCGGGGACCCACGGGAACCTGCTCGCCCTCATCCTCAGCGCCTTCGACGACCGCGTCGCCTTCGACTTCTGGCGATCGCTGAAGTTCCCCGACGTTCTGCGACTGGATCTCGAACGCTCAGGAAAAGGCGCATACCATCGCCTCAGCTCGCGTGCGGTCAACACCTATAAGGCCTCCGTTGTCAAGAAGACGCGGCGGTAG
- a CDS encoding LLM class flavin-dependent oxidoreductase, with amino-acid sequence MRVGLLYQHTGPDGDFAPVIEQIAKADHLGFDTVWLEEHPGAPGALGSLAIVLGALSKRTRAIRLGGFSALALAHPIRTAEDFAVVDLLAGGRLNFGVTPYADAEGCRRYRVPAADCADRFREALDLVLAAWVFDEFSYGGRCHQFPAHTTAGTGLQRKRLGDAGYRPQWERGPETPDFLTVTPKPLQQPRPPVWLRADQPEWITFAAERGHSLVLPAGAPQLLQAAAQAYDSALTRAGRDRSSVELAVITDLPFDGSRLAAHTLSALHQLHGASGLNHLIWRVPYPQLPQPDLIAALAQFAAEIHPMLQA; translated from the coding sequence ATGCGCGTCGGCTTGCTCTACCAACACACCGGCCCGGACGGCGACTTCGCCCCGGTGATCGAACAGATCGCCAAGGCCGATCACCTCGGCTTCGACACCGTCTGGCTCGAAGAGCACCCCGGAGCGCCCGGCGCCCTGGGCTCGCTCGCCATCGTTCTCGGGGCACTCTCCAAGCGCACCCGTGCCATCCGCCTCGGCGGATTCAGCGCACTCGCCTTGGCGCATCCGATTCGCACCGCAGAGGACTTCGCGGTGGTCGATCTGCTCGCAGGCGGCCGGCTGAACTTCGGCGTCACTCCGTACGCCGATGCTGAAGGCTGCCGCCGTTATCGCGTGCCTGCCGCTGACTGCGCCGACCGCTTCCGCGAGGCGCTCGACCTCGTGCTGGCCGCCTGGGTGTTCGACGAGTTCTCGTACGGCGGCCGCTGCCACCAATTCCCCGCCCACACCACCGCCGGCACCGGCTTGCAACGCAAGCGACTGGGCGACGCCGGCTATCGGCCGCAGTGGGAACGCGGGCCGGAAACGCCCGACTTCCTCACCGTCACCCCCAAGCCGTTGCAGCAGCCGCGCCCGCCGGTGTGGCTGCGCGCGGATCAGCCGGAGTGGATTACCTTTGCCGCCGAACGTGGACACTCGCTGGTGCTGCCGGCCGGCGCGCCGCAACTGCTGCAAGCCGCGGCGCAGGCTTACGACAGCGCCCTCACCCGCGCCGGCCGCGATCGCAGCTCGGTGGAACTGGCAGTGATCACGGACCTGCCCTTCGACGGCAGTCGGCTGGCGGCCCACACCTTATCCGCGCTGCATCAGCTTCACGGCGCCAGCGGCTTGAACCACCTGATCTGGCGCGTGCCCTATCCGCAATTGCCGCAGCCAGACCTCATCGCCGCGCTGGCGCAATTCGCCGCCGAAATTCACCCCATGTTGCAGGCATGA
- a CDS encoding AMP-binding protein — MATFPTFPPEYRRRFVAAGLWLDRTLYDYFSETVRRLPEQVAIVAGARRITFSQWAHEAERLAAGLVRLGLAKGDIVSVQLPNWPELCVLQVALARIGAVIQPMHMIYRQREIAAMLRFCDSRAVFLPASYRGFDYAAALAGIRGELPQLKYAVTTRGAHGPWPRYDDLVAGSDGLAAYEAAYPVVADDVFYLNFTSGTEGDPKGFLHTHNTLLSALKRFADMQARHDPKSAADVILANSPMSHSFGHLTTHQVLLRGIRMVLVEHFEPGETLHLIERERVTAISGTPAHLISLLNHPDFAKHDLTSVKSVGVGGAQCPPQLLADIKVKFGVATGNTYGMGENIVHTRTLPSDPAEVIRDTVGRPVPGAELKIFCEDHRSETSPGTVGEIAFRGPTLFAGYYKQPELSRVTRNDDGWFFTGDLGFVDERGYLHLAGRKKDMINRGGTKIFPKEIEDLLHSHPKILKAAVIGMPDYRLGERICAYVVPRPGETLSLDELRAYLTGLKVTKHKFPERLEVIDELPMTPTGKIKKEPLLRDIEQKLGAAGGRFDE, encoded by the coding sequence ATGGCGACGTTCCCGACCTTCCCGCCTGAGTATCGCCGGCGCTTTGTCGCGGCCGGCCTCTGGCTGGACCGAACGCTGTACGACTACTTCAGCGAAACCGTGCGCCGCCTGCCCGAGCAGGTGGCCATCGTCGCCGGCGCGCGGCGCATTACTTTCAGCCAGTGGGCGCACGAAGCCGAGCGCTTGGCCGCCGGGCTGGTGCGGCTGGGGCTGGCCAAGGGGGATATCGTCTCGGTGCAGCTGCCCAACTGGCCGGAGCTGTGCGTGCTGCAGGTGGCGCTGGCGCGCATCGGCGCCGTGATTCAACCGATGCACATGATCTACCGCCAGCGCGAGATCGCCGCGATGCTGCGCTTTTGCGACTCGCGCGCGGTCTTTCTACCGGCAAGCTATCGCGGCTTCGACTACGCCGCGGCGCTGGCCGGAATCCGCGGCGAACTGCCCCAGCTGAAGTATGCCGTCACCACGCGCGGCGCTCACGGGCCGTGGCCGCGCTACGACGACCTGGTCGCCGGTAGCGACGGCCTGGCGGCCTACGAGGCCGCTTATCCGGTCGTGGCCGACGACGTCTTCTACCTCAACTTCACCTCCGGCACCGAAGGCGATCCGAAAGGCTTTCTGCACACTCACAACACGTTACTGAGTGCGCTCAAGCGCTTCGCCGACATGCAGGCGCGCCATGATCCGAAATCGGCCGCCGACGTGATCCTGGCCAATAGCCCGATGTCGCACTCCTTCGGCCACCTGACCACGCATCAGGTGCTGCTGCGCGGCATTCGCATGGTTCTGGTCGAGCACTTCGAGCCCGGCGAGACCCTGCACCTGATCGAGCGCGAGCGCGTCACCGCCATCTCCGGCACACCGGCGCACTTGATCAGCCTGCTCAACCACCCCGATTTCGCCAAGCATGACCTCACCAGCGTCAAGAGCGTTGGCGTCGGCGGCGCGCAGTGCCCGCCGCAGTTGCTGGCCGACATCAAAGTCAAGTTCGGCGTCGCGACCGGCAACACTTACGGCATGGGCGAGAACATCGTGCACACCCGCACGCTGCCGTCCGACCCAGCGGAAGTCATCCGCGACACCGTCGGCCGGCCGGTGCCGGGCGCCGAGCTGAAGATCTTCTGCGAGGATCACCGCAGCGAGACCAGCCCCGGCACGGTCGGCGAGATCGCCTTCCGTGGCCCCACCTTGTTCGCCGGCTACTACAAGCAGCCCGAACTATCGCGGGTCACCCGTAACGACGACGGCTGGTTCTTCACCGGTGATCTCGGCTTCGTCGATGAACGCGGCTACCTTCATCTCGCCGGCCGCAAGAAGGACATGATCAACCGCGGCGGCACCAAGATCTTCCCGAAGGAGATCGAAGACCTGCTCCACTCGCATCCCAAGATCCTCAAGGCCGCCGTGATCGGCATGCCGGACTACCGGCTGGGCGAGCGCATCTGTGCTTACGTGGTGCCGCGGCCGGGGGAGACGCTCTCGCTTGATGAGCTGCGCGCGTATCTCACCGGCCTCAAAGTGACGAAGCACAAGTTCCCCGAGCGGCTGGAGGTCATCGACGAGTTGCCCATGACCCCGACCGGCAAGATCAAGAAGGAGCCGTTGCTGCGCGACATCGAGCAGAAGCTCGGCGCAGCCGGTGGCCGTTTCGACGAGTGA
- a CDS encoding CoA transferase produces MQRDDSQAPPPAALGTLRVMEYGTGVATAFCARLLADFGATVFKIEPPTGDPLRHHGLFPGDKPHPDHSALFAYLNAGKQSVALTGDHEADRTLLARHAGGADVLVTDLLPAERATCNLDEISAGGNMVTVCLPAIGSWGAFGGRRAYDLQVCALSAASIILGEPKRPPLHFPFHLPALQAGMHGAAAALSALLARRRCGRGQAVEVAATDVLAFYTGGMSRFILGSGGSWRRRGFERHGTMYPSGFYPCRDGFIFIATQTRAQWTGFLRLMGNPQWAQQDPVLQDGVRIGWARADEVDLHFIPWLTQYTRRELADMARQADLVLGPINNVDDLFGEPHLEARRFWAEVSVGETTVRMPGMGYAMSATPWRLGRVPRLGEHAQDAVASAVAPARPPSRPPARIRRPLEGYRALEFGFNWAGPLVGQILADLGMEVIKVETNARLDFMRHWQHARKFFHNANRGKLSVSVNLKQAGGIELVRRLAGRVDVVFDNFAAGVMARNGLGYDDLRQVKPDLVVLSMAMAGQTGPLKHLRGFATIATGFAGLESAIGYPDTGSTGLPLLGIGDTNAAIQGVYACLVALWHREHTGQGQFIDLSQIEAAATLAAEPLCDFQINGRVAAPQANRHPWMAPHGTYPAAGKDRWVAVAVGSNAEWQALVQAMGEPSWAKEPAFNEAHSRYARQAEIDARLAQWTAAFDRDALVERLQAAGVAAAPVLEIDEVRTHPHFQERQLCQEIRSFEGSPELVYNTPWHFSLTARGVDRPSPQVGEHNHYVFGELLGMTAEEIQHLAEQQVMW; encoded by the coding sequence ATGCAACGTGATGACAGCCAAGCACCGCCGCCTGCAGCCCTCGGTACCCTGAGAGTGATGGAGTACGGCACCGGTGTCGCCACCGCCTTCTGCGCCCGGCTGCTCGCCGACTTCGGGGCCACGGTCTTCAAGATAGAACCCCCCACGGGCGACCCCCTGCGACATCACGGCCTGTTTCCCGGCGATAAGCCGCATCCCGATCACAGCGCTCTGTTCGCTTACCTCAACGCGGGTAAGCAAAGCGTGGCGCTCACGGGCGATCATGAGGCTGACCGCACGCTGCTAGCCCGGCACGCCGGCGGTGCCGACGTGCTGGTAACCGACCTGCTGCCGGCCGAGCGTGCGACCTGCAATCTCGACGAGATCAGCGCCGGTGGAAACATGGTGACGGTATGCTTGCCCGCCATCGGCTCCTGGGGTGCCTTTGGTGGGCGGCGCGCTTACGACCTACAAGTCTGCGCGCTGTCGGCGGCCAGCATCATCCTGGGTGAACCCAAGCGGCCGCCGCTGCACTTCCCGTTTCACTTGCCGGCGCTGCAAGCCGGTATGCACGGGGCGGCGGCAGCGTTGAGCGCGTTGCTGGCGCGGCGCCGCTGCGGGCGGGGGCAGGCAGTCGAGGTCGCTGCTACCGACGTGCTCGCCTTCTACACCGGGGGCATGTCCCGATTCATTCTCGGCTCCGGCGGATCATGGCGGCGACGTGGCTTCGAGCGCCACGGCACGATGTATCCCTCGGGCTTCTACCCGTGCCGGGACGGCTTCATCTTCATCGCCACCCAGACCCGCGCGCAATGGACCGGTTTCCTGCGCCTGATGGGTAACCCGCAGTGGGCGCAGCAGGACCCCGTGCTGCAAGACGGCGTGCGCATCGGCTGGGCACGCGCCGACGAGGTCGACCTGCACTTCATTCCCTGGCTGACGCAGTACACCCGGCGCGAGTTGGCCGACATGGCCCGCCAGGCCGATTTGGTCCTCGGCCCGATCAACAACGTCGATGACTTGTTTGGCGAGCCGCACCTGGAAGCGCGGCGCTTTTGGGCCGAGGTGAGCGTCGGCGAGACCACCGTGCGCATGCCGGGTATGGGGTACGCGATGTCGGCCACGCCCTGGCGCCTCGGGCGAGTGCCGAGGCTCGGCGAGCATGCCCAGGACGCCGTGGCCAGTGCGGTTGCCCCCGCGCGACCTCCGAGTCGACCGCCGGCGCGCATCCGCCGGCCGCTCGAGGGCTATCGCGCGCTCGAGTTCGGCTTCAACTGGGCCGGACCGCTGGTGGGACAGATCTTGGCTGACCTCGGCATGGAGGTGATCAAGGTCGAGACCAACGCACGGCTCGACTTCATGCGCCATTGGCAGCACGCGCGAAAGTTTTTCCACAACGCCAACCGCGGCAAGCTGAGCGTCTCGGTCAACCTCAAGCAGGCGGGCGGGATCGAGCTGGTGCGCCGCTTGGCCGGCCGGGTCGATGTCGTCTTCGACAATTTCGCCGCTGGCGTCATGGCCCGCAACGGCCTCGGCTACGACGACCTGCGCCAAGTCAAACCCGACCTGGTCGTGCTGTCGATGGCGATGGCGGGGCAAACCGGCCCGCTCAAACACCTGCGGGGATTCGCCACCATCGCCACCGGCTTCGCCGGTTTGGAGTCGGCCATTGGTTACCCCGATACTGGCTCGACCGGCCTGCCCTTGCTCGGCATTGGCGATACCAACGCCGCCATTCAAGGTGTGTACGCCTGCCTGGTGGCGCTGTGGCACCGCGAGCACACCGGTCAAGGGCAGTTCATCGACCTGTCGCAGATCGAGGCCGCCGCCACGCTTGCGGCCGAACCGCTGTGCGACTTCCAAATCAACGGCCGCGTGGCCGCACCGCAGGCCAACCGCCACCCCTGGATGGCCCCGCACGGCACCTACCCCGCTGCCGGCAAGGACCGTTGGGTCGCCGTCGCCGTCGGCAGCAACGCCGAGTGGCAAGCGCTGGTGCAAGCCATGGGCGAGCCGTCGTGGGCCAAAGAGCCTGCCTTCAACGAAGCCCACAGCCGTTACGCGCGACAGGCCGAGATCGACGCGCGGCTGGCCCAGTGGACTGCCGCGTTCGATCGCGACGCGCTGGTCGAAAGGCTGCAAGCTGCCGGCGTCGCCGCCGCGCCCGTGCTCGAGATCGACGAGGTTCGCACCCACCCCCATTTCCAGGAGCGGCAGCTGTGCCAGGAAATCAGGAGTTTCGAAGGCAGCCCAGAGCTAGTATACAACACGCCGTGGCATTTCAGTTTGACCGCACGCGGCGTGGACCGGCCTTCACCGCAGGTTGGGGAGCATAACCACTATGTCTTCGGAGAACTGCTCGGGATGACGGCAGAGGAGATTCAACACCTCGCCGAGCAGCAAGTGATGTGGTGA
- a CDS encoding pyridoxamine 5'-phosphate oxidase family protein, with protein MAEAKQSYIQEQMLSLIDPKLVDQWGDPNKHPETQLSQEQVDQLLAAGREMFISHLTRDGFPMVTVHVYCFIDGQLWSTTVKGRVKAAAYQRDPRCALCISSSGLKLPFGGALTIKARATVIEERALVERVCREHARRYYSGERAQELFFGTLFTPNRVALRFDIDKIISWANIGVRRD; from the coding sequence ATGGCAGAAGCTAAGCAATCGTATATCCAAGAGCAGATGCTCAGCCTGATCGATCCCAAGCTGGTCGATCAATGGGGTGATCCCAACAAACATCCGGAGACGCAGCTTTCCCAGGAGCAAGTCGACCAGCTGCTCGCGGCCGGACGCGAGATGTTCATTTCGCATCTCACTCGCGACGGCTTCCCCATGGTGACCGTCCACGTCTACTGCTTCATCGACGGCCAGCTGTGGAGCACCACCGTCAAGGGCCGGGTAAAGGCGGCGGCCTACCAGCGCGACCCGCGGTGCGCCCTGTGCATCTCGTCGTCGGGGCTCAAGCTGCCCTTCGGCGGTGCGCTCACGATCAAGGCCCGCGCCACGGTGATCGAAGAGCGCGCGCTGGTCGAGCGCGTCTGCCGCGAGCACGCGCGCCGCTATTACTCCGGCGAGCGGGCGCAGGAGCTGTTCTTCGGCACCCTCTTTACCCCCAATCGCGTCGCCCTGCGCTTCGACATCGACAAGATCATCAGCTGGGCCAACATCGGCGTGCGCCGCGACTGA
- a CDS encoding agmatine deiminase family protein, protein MTPAELGYRMPAEFEPHAATWIAWPHRPADWPGKIAAIHFVYVEITRVLARSERVRIIVRDPAARLRAQQLLAKAHVPAAQVEFLVIPTNRGWMRDFGPLFIKRGRQLAITDWKFNGWAKYRNWQLDNAVNAQLARRLRLPRFTPAVAGRPVVLEGGSIDVNGSGSLLTTEECLLSPIQARNPHLSRAQLERVLGDCLGVTNVLWLGCGIAGDDTHGHVDDLARFTGPRTVVAAVESNRRDENYAPLADNLRRLKRMRDQDGRPFEVIELPLPQAIRYERMRLPASYANFYIANVAVLVPTFNDPNDRLALDTLARLFPTRETIGIHAVDLVWGLGTLHCLTQQQPAPHRFSSALTR, encoded by the coding sequence ATGACACCGGCTGAGCTGGGCTACCGTATGCCGGCGGAGTTCGAGCCGCACGCGGCGACGTGGATAGCCTGGCCGCACCGGCCGGCGGACTGGCCCGGAAAGATCGCCGCTATCCACTTCGTCTACGTCGAGATCACGCGGGTGCTGGCGCGCAGCGAGCGCGTGCGCATCATCGTGCGCGATCCGGCGGCGCGCCTGCGGGCGCAGCAGTTGCTGGCTAAGGCGCACGTGCCGGCGGCGCAAGTCGAGTTCCTCGTCATTCCCACCAATCGCGGCTGGATGCGCGATTTCGGACCGCTCTTCATCAAGCGTGGCCGCCAGCTGGCAATCACCGACTGGAAGTTCAACGGCTGGGCGAAGTACCGCAACTGGCAGCTCGACAACGCCGTCAATGCGCAGCTGGCGCGGCGCTTACGGCTGCCGCGATTCACGCCCGCGGTTGCCGGCCGACCCGTCGTGCTCGAAGGGGGCAGCATCGACGTCAACGGCAGCGGCTCGCTGCTCACGACCGAGGAATGCTTGCTCTCGCCGATCCAGGCGCGTAACCCGCACCTATCGCGCGCGCAACTCGAGCGGGTTTTGGGCGACTGCTTGGGCGTGACCAACGTTCTGTGGTTGGGGTGCGGAATTGCAGGGGATGATACCCACGGCCATGTCGATGATCTGGCGCGGTTCACCGGCCCGCGCACGGTGGTGGCCGCGGTCGAGAGCAATCGGCGCGACGAGAACTACGCCCCGTTGGCCGACAACCTGCGCCGGCTCAAGCGCATGCGCGATCAGGACGGGCGGCCGTTCGAGGTGATCGAGCTGCCGCTGCCGCAAGCCATCCGTTACGAGCGCATGCGCTTGCCGGCAAGCTACGCCAACTTCTACATCGCCAACGTGGCGGTGCTGGTGCCCACCTTCAACGACCCGAACGACCGCCTCGCGTTGGATACCCTGGCCCGGTTGTTTCCGACCCGTGAAACCATCGGTATCCATGCCGTCGATCTCGTCTGGGGCTTGGGCACACTCCACTGCCTGACGCAGCAACAGCCGGCACCCCATCGATTCTCGTCAGCACTCACCCGATGA